One genomic window of Candidatus Methylomirabilota bacterium includes the following:
- the dapF gene encoding diaminopimelate epimerase: MARFTKGHGLGNDYLVLEEAEIDFPFTPAAIRWICHRNWGVGSDGILLRTTPTAADAGLRIFNPDGSEAEKSGNGLRIFAKYLWERGGVRKTPMRIETPGGLVEAVCHLTAARVSAVTVEMGRATFRAPEIPMHGPDRDVVAVPLQVGDRFFTVTCVSVGNPHCVVFTDRLEEAEVRAWGPRIETHPAFPNRTNVQFARVLGRDRIDIRIWERGAGYTLASGSSSCAVAAAAVRNGLTDGAVTLLMPGGHLGVEVRADYSIRLRGPVAEVSTGELAPDLLQALRDQEPLPFD; this comes from the coding sequence GTGGCCCGCTTCACGAAGGGACACGGGCTCGGCAACGACTACCTCGTCCTGGAGGAGGCCGAGATCGACTTCCCGTTCACGCCGGCCGCCATTCGGTGGATCTGCCACCGAAACTGGGGCGTCGGCTCGGACGGGATCCTCCTGCGGACGACCCCGACGGCCGCCGACGCGGGGCTCCGGATCTTCAATCCCGACGGGAGCGAGGCGGAGAAGTCGGGAAACGGCCTCCGGATCTTCGCCAAGTACCTGTGGGAACGGGGTGGCGTGCGGAAGACGCCGATGCGCATCGAGACCCCGGGCGGGCTCGTCGAGGCCGTCTGCCACCTGACCGCGGCCCGTGTGAGCGCGGTCACGGTGGAGATGGGCCGGGCGACGTTCCGGGCACCGGAGATCCCGATGCACGGGCCCGACCGGGACGTGGTGGCCGTTCCCCTCCAGGTCGGCGACCGGTTCTTCACGGTGACCTGTGTGTCGGTCGGGAACCCGCACTGCGTCGTGTTCACGGACCGACTGGAGGAGGCCGAGGTCCGCGCCTGGGGGCCCCGGATCGAGACCCACCCCGCCTTTCCCAACCGGACGAACGTCCAGTTCGCGCGTGTCCTCGGGCGCGACCGGATCGACATCCGGATCTGGGAGCGTGGCGCGGGCTACACCCTGGCCTCGGGCTCGTCCTCGTGCGCCGTCGCCGCCGCCGCCGTCCGGAACGGTCTTACCGACGGCGCGGTGACTCTGCTCATGCCGGGCGGCCACCTGGGGGTCGAGGTGCGGGCCGACTACTCGATCCGGCTCCGCGGACCCGTCGCCGAGGTCTCCACCGGGGAGCTGGCCCCCGACCTCCTCCAGGCGCTGCGCGACCAGGAGCCCCTTCCCTTCGACTAG
- a CDS encoding citrate synthase, translating into MTTTVPNTGLEDVVVSTSEICFIDGNQGRLLYRGYDIHDLVAHSSFEETAYLLWHGTLPTRRELDRLTRDLTSQRRLPPKVTALLKGFPRKADAMDVVRTAVSALGMYDPEAADNSREANVRKAIRIQAQVPTLVAAWARLRKGKAPVAPNPRLNLAANFLYMLFGKKPSPLAAKAMDVALILHADHELNASTFAARVTVATLSDIYSGVVSGIGALKGPLHGGANVGVIRMLLDIGEVDRAEAWIKTALAQKKRIMGFGHRVYHTEDPRATHLRRLSEALGREVGELKWYEMSRIVERVVKEQKGLNPNVDFYSASTYYSMGIDPDLYTPIFVVSRVCGWTAHVLEQQGNNRLIRPRAEYTGSRQANWVPIDQR; encoded by the coding sequence ACATCCACGACCTCGTCGCCCACTCGAGCTTCGAGGAGACGGCCTACCTCCTGTGGCACGGCACCTTGCCGACCCGTCGCGAGCTGGACCGCCTGACGCGCGACCTCACCAGCCAGCGCCGCCTCCCCCCGAAGGTGACGGCGCTCCTCAAGGGCTTTCCGCGGAAGGCCGACGCCATGGACGTCGTGCGGACCGCGGTGTCGGCCCTCGGGATGTACGATCCGGAGGCCGCCGACAACTCGCGGGAGGCGAATGTCCGCAAGGCGATCCGAATCCAGGCCCAGGTCCCCACGCTGGTGGCGGCGTGGGCGCGGCTCCGCAAGGGCAAGGCGCCGGTGGCGCCCAACCCGCGGCTCAACCTCGCGGCCAACTTCCTCTACATGCTCTTCGGCAAGAAACCGAGCCCGCTGGCCGCCAAGGCGATGGACGTCGCCCTCATCCTGCACGCCGACCACGAGCTGAACGCGTCGACCTTCGCGGCGCGGGTCACGGTCGCCACCCTGTCCGACATCTACTCCGGCGTGGTGTCGGGGATCGGGGCCCTCAAGGGGCCGCTCCACGGTGGCGCCAACGTCGGGGTGATCCGGATGCTCCTCGACATCGGCGAGGTGGACCGAGCGGAGGCGTGGATCAAGACGGCCCTGGCCCAGAAGAAGCGGATCATGGGGTTCGGCCACCGTGTCTACCACACCGAGGATCCGCGCGCCACGCATCTCCGGCGGCTCTCCGAGGCGCTCGGCCGGGAGGTCGGCGAGCTGAAGTGGTACGAGATGTCCCGTATCGTCGAGCGGGTGGTCAAGGAGCAGAAGGGCCTCAACCCCAACGTCGACTTCTACTCGGCCTCGACGTACTACTCGATGGGAATCGATCCCGACCTCTATACGCCGATCTTCGTCGTCTCCCGCGTCTGCGGCTGGACCGCCCACGTCCTCGAGCAACAGGGGAACAACCGCCTCATCCGGCCACGCGCCGAGTACACCGGGTCGCGGCAAGCCAACTGGGTCCCGATCGACCAGCGCTAG